GCGTAGAAAGTGAGGAAGATTACACTTTCCTGGAGCGGTCGACGGCGGCCCGGACCGCCCGCCGGGTGCCGCTCACCACGGCCGCCAAGCCGTTCCCGCTCATCCAGCCGCCCGTCAGCACGAGTCCCGGAACCTTGGCCACCACGGATTGGAGCTGCGCCATCTTTGCCTGATGCCCGACGGCGGCGAACGGCAGTGCGCCCTTCCACCGGACAATGTCCGCACCCAGGAGGTCGGATTCGGTCACGGGAAGGCCCAGCAGCTTGCTGGCATCGGCCAGCGCCGTGGCGATGAGGTCGTCCTCCCGGGGCGTTGCAGGCGTGAGCCGGACGGCGTCCGAGGGCTTGACGCCGGCGCGGCCATACGAGAGCCGCAGCACGTGCGTGCCGGGGCCTGTGCCGTCCGCCAGCCAATCCCATTTTGCCGTCGCGTGGGTGAGCGCCTTGGCCTTGATGCCGGGAACATCGGGGGCCACGAGGATGCCGGTGCCGCGCGGTGCGGAGTCGAGTTCCGGCACGTCCACGACCAGCGTAACCAGGCGAACGTCGGGGCCGGGGGCCGGGGTGAAGGGTTCCAGCTCCGGCAGCTCCGGGGTCAAAAGCGCCACGGCGGCGGGGCCGTCGGTGGCCATGACCAGCAGCTTGGCGGACTCGAAGCCGCGGTCTGTGCCATGCTCCCAGTCAACGATCCACGGGGAGGGGGCTCCGCCGTCGTACTTCTTGGGGGCAGGGGCCGCCTCGGCATCCGTGTCGCCGCGGTAGACAGCCTTGATTTGGTAGCCGGCATACATGGCCACCCCGGCCTCCCGCAGCGCGGCAACAAGCGCGGCGACCAGCGTGTGCATGCCGCCGGCCAGCCCGGCCACGGCGGACCCCGGCTGGGTACTGGCGGCCCGCTGCGCAGCCACGGCGGCGGCCAGTGAGCCGTGTTCGCGGATGCCGGCGCGCAGTCCCGGCGCCACAGCGTCGACGTCGAGCTTCTCCGGATCGGCCGAATGCACGCCCGCAACTACCGGCGCCACGAGCCGCTCCAGCACCCGCTTGCCCATGCGGGCACGGACCAGTTCTGCCACGCTGGAGACCTCTTCGGTGGTGCCGATGGTGACCGGCATCTTGGCGTCCAGGGCGGCCCGCAGCACGCCGGAAGCGCCCAATGCGGCACGCACCTCAGGGGCGTTCAGGTCCGAGGGGATGCCCAGAATACCGGTGCGCGGCAAGGGCACGGGGCCGTCGGGCAGCCACACCCAGGCGCCGGCCGGATTGGGGGTCACGATGCGCTCCGCCAAGCCCAGCTCGGCGGCAAGGTCGGCCACGGCCGTATTGCGGGTGGCGAACGATTCCGCGCCGGAATCCAGCACCGTCCCGGCCACCTCGTGGCGGCCAACGCAGCCGCCCCACGTGCCGGAGGCCTCGTAGATGCTCACCTGGAATCCCGCAGCTTGCAGGTCCCTGGCCGCCAACAGCCCGGACACGCCGCCGCCCACCACGATCGCCTGCTGCGGCGAGGGGTGGCTCTGCGGCCGGTGGGCCTTGGCTGCGGTCTTTCGGTTTTCCATGGTGTCCCCTTACGGCTGGTGCAAGTTGGCGGTGGGCCTGGCGGTCGATGCGCTAGATCGAGTGGATCAGCTCAACGAGTCGAGTCAGGACGGCCGGGTCCGTTTCCGGCGGCACGCCATGTCCCAAGTTCACCACATGTGAGGGCGCCGCGGAGCCAGCCGCGACGACTTCGCGGACATGTTGTTCCAGCACCTCCCACGGGGCACTGAGCAGCGCCGGGTCGATGTTGCCCTGCAGCGGCACCGTGCCGCCGAGCCGGCGGTTCGCCTCGTCCAGAGGGAGCCGGTAATCGACACCCATGACGTCAACGCCGACGTCGTACATGGCGCCGAGGAGTTCGCCGGTGCCGGTGCCGAAGTGGACCAGCGGCACGCCCAGGTCGCGGACATGGTCCAAGGCAATGACCGACGCCGGGGCCACAGATTTGGTGTAGTCGGCAAGGCTGAGGGACCCCGCCCAGGAGTCGAAGAGCTGGCCCGCGCTGGCGCCGGCCTCGATCTGGGCGCGCAGGAACTTCCCGGAGGCGTCCGCCGCCCAGCGCATGAGCTGCGTCCAGAGTTCGGGCTGGGCGTGCATCATGGTGCGCGGGCCCATGTGGTCGCGGGACGGGCGGCCCTCAACCATGTACGCGGCCACAGTGAAGGGCGCACCTGCGAAGCCGATCAGCGGCGTGCTGCCTAGTTCCTGCACGGTCAGCGCCACGGCTTCGCGGATCGGGTCCAGGGACTCATCCGTCAGCTCGGGCAGGGCCGCGATGTCTTCGGCCGTGCGGATGGGCTTATCCAGGACCGGGCCGACGCCGGGGACGATGTCGACGCCCACCCCTGCCAGCTTGAGCGGGATGACGATGTCGGAGAAGAAGATGGCGGCGTCAACGTCGTGGCGGCGGACCGGCTGCAACGTGATTTCGGCGGCCATTTCCGGCTTGAGGCAGGATTCCAGCATGGTGGTGCCCACCCGCAATTCGCGGTATTCGGGCAGCGAGCGGCCTGCCTGGCGCATGAACCAGACGGGGCGGCGGCTGGGCTTGCCACCTCTGTAGGCGGTGATCAGCGGGGACTTTTCGGTGCGACCATCCATCAACGGGTGGTTTGGGCTCAGTGTCATGGCACCACCATACAGAGCGAATCTGGGCATATTTTGTGCACAAGTTGTCACCGCAGGAGGGCGCCGCCCTGCGGCCCGCCGTAAGCAGCATCACACATGCTTGGTGACGCTTTTGAACTTCCTGTGCATAAACCATCAGGTTGGGGGTCTACCATGTTGAAATTGTGGTTCTCTTTTCTCTCGTTGCCTCGCACACCGCCCTTGACCTGGAAACCGTTGCCCGCCTTAGCGCCGGGGCCGCGGCTGTCAGTGCTGAGCTTGTTGCCGGCCAAAATGCCGTGGCCGGCCTTGTGACCTTGGCAACCTGTAACCGCTACGAGCTTTATGTCCATGCCCGTAGCGGTGAAGAGCTTGAAGCAGCACGCAGCTCGGCGATCGAAGCGGTCAGCAGGCATTCCGGCCTGGCCGAATCCCAGGTTTCCCAGGCCCTGACCACGCTGCACGCCGACGCGGTTCCGCGCCATCTTTTTGCCGTCAGCACGGGGCTCGAATCGGCCGTTGTGGGTGAGCGGGAAATCGCCGGCCAGGTGCGCCGCGCGCTCAGCACAGCCCAGGACCAGGGCGTCACCACGCCTTCACTTGTCAGGCTGTTCCAGGCCGCCGCCAAAACCGCCAAGGACGTGGGTTCCCAAACGGCACTGGGGCGCCGCGGCATGTCGATCGTCTCCGTGGCTCTTGACCTCGCCACCGACCTTCACAACGTTCCCTCACCTTCCGGGGCACTTCCCCCCAACATTGCCTCAACTGCCGGGGCTTTCCGCCAACTGGTCGGCAAGTCGGCTGTCCTGTTTGGCACCGGCGCTTATGCCGGTGCTGCCATGGCACAACTCATGGAGCGCGGCTGTACTGACATCTCGGTGTTCTCATCTTCCGGCCGTGCTGACATCTTTGTGGCGTCCCGGGGCGGCACGGCACTCAACGACGACACCCTGGCGCAGGCCCTGGCCAACGCCTCCCTGCTGGTGGGCTGCAGCGGATCGGACCATCAAGTCTCCAAGTCGGATTTGGCACCGCTGCGCCATGACGGTTCACCCCAACTCACGGTCATCGATCTGGCGCTGAGCCACGACTTTGCCCCGGACGTTGCCGAGCTGCCCGGCGTCGAACTGTTGACCTTGGAAACTGTCCGCCAGGCAGCCCCCGCCGAACAGGAAGCGACCCTGGTTCAAGCCTCGGCGCTGGTCGCCGAGGCCACGGACAACTTTGAGCAGTCGCAAAACTCCCGCTCCCTGGACCATGCCATCGTGGCCCTGCGCCGACACACCATGGCCGTGCTCGACGACGAACTTGCCAAGGTTCGCAAGCAGCACGGCTGCTCCGCTGCCACAGCCGAGGTGGAGTTCGCCATGCGCCGCATGGTCAAGCAGCTCCTGCATGTGCCCACCGTCAGGGCCAAGGAATTGGCCGCGGCCGGCGACGCGGAAAGCTATGTGGCCGCACTGGACGTCCTCTACGGATTGAAGCTGTCCGCCGACACCATCGGCACGGCTGTGGCCGCCGCCGGAACGGCATCGGACACCGAAGCCAGCGCCTGAGCTGCCAGGTTCGCCCGCCCACCCGGCCCTGCACACCCACACTCCGGCCGGGCTGGACTCAGCCGAACGCGTTAACGCCGGTCAGTTCCGCCGAAAGGTCCCACAGCCTCCGCGCACTGTCAGGATCGACGGCGTGCGCATCCACTCCGGCAATGCGGGCCAGCTCCGAGGCGGGGTCCGTGGGTGCGGCAATGTCGCAGTCCTCGCAGTACACGCCTCCGCGACCGTCGAGCAGCGGCGAGGTCGCAGCCCACACGGAGGTCGCGGCACCCTGCTCGGGAGTCTTGAAACCCTTGCGCACTGTTCCGGCGGAGTCCATCCAGCCGGCAGCCATCATTTCTTCCTGGGTCAGGTGGCGCTGCAGCCCCGTCATGATGCCGCCCGGGTTCACGGCAAAGGCCCGCACCCCGTCCCCGGCCCCGCGCGCATCCAGCTCCACGGCGAACAGGCTGTTGGCTGTTTTCGCCTGTCCGTACGCCTCCCATTTGTCGTACCCCCTTAAGAACTGGGGGTCGTCAAAGTGGATGCCGGAGCGTTTGTGCCCCGTGGATGAGAGCGAAACCACGCGCGCCCCGCCGTCGGACAGCAGCGGCCACAGCTCGTTCGTGAGGGTGAAATGGCCCAGGTGGTTCGTGGCGAATTGAGCCTCCCAGCCGGGCCCCACCCGCGTTTCCGGGCAGGCCATGATGGCGGCATTGTTGATAAGAATGTCCAGCCGCTGCCCCGCATCGAGGTAGCCCGCGGCGAACCTTTTCACGCTCTCCTGAGAACCCAAGTCCATCTCAAAAACCGCCACACCGCCGAGGTCGGCCGCCGCCAGCACCCCGCGCGCATGATCCGCGCGCCGCGCCGGCACGGTGACACTGACGCCTGCTCCGGCCAGGGCGCGCACCGTCTCCAGCCCCAGCCCCGAATAACCGCCCGTCACAATGGCCGCGCACCCGGAAAGGTCCATGCCCTCAACCACGGAGCCCGCCGCGGTGTCATGGCCAAACCCCGAATCAATGGGCTTTTGCGGGGTTGGCTGAATGTCCACACGTCTCATGATGCGCCTCTTCTTTAAGTGCCGGTCCCTCCATGGCGCGAGGGAGCCCTTGTGCGCAATTTACTCCTGCGCGCCGCGTTTGTCTCGAGTGGCCCAGGCATCAATACCCCCTGCGAGATGCACGACGTCGGCAAACCCGGCCGCGCGCAGGCTCGCCAAGGCCTGGGCCGAGCGGGTGCCCGCCTTGCAATGCAGTATTAAGGGAACCCCGTGGGGCAGAAGTCCCAGCGCGGAACCTTCACGGATCCCTCCCAAGGGAATCAGCACGGAACCAGGAATCTTGGAGATCTCGAATTCCACCGGCTCGCGCACATCCACCAGCACAAAGCTGTCCTCACCAGCCTCTCGGCGGGCCAGGCGGGAGGCGAGCTCATCCGCGGAGATGAGATCGCCGTCGTTCTCGGAAGAAGGCGGGAATATCCCGCAGAACACCTCATAGTCGATGAGCTCGGTGATGGGCGGCGCGGCGGGGTCCTTGGCGATGCGGATTTCGCGCCAGCGGGAGGTGAGTGCGTCGAAGATCAGGAGCCGGCCCAGGAGTGTTTGGCCGATGCCGGTGATGAGTTTGACGGCCTCGGTGACCATCATGGCCCCGATCGAGGCGCACAGCATGCCGAATACGCCGCCTTCGGCGCAGGAGGGGACGGTGCCGGGGGCCGGCGGTTCGGGGTAGAGGTCGCGGTAATTGGGGCCGAACTTGTCCCAGAAGACGCTGACCTGGCCATCGAAGCGCAGGATGGAACCCCACACATAGGGCTTGCCCAGCAACGCCGCGGCGTCGTTGACGAGGTAGCGGGTGGCGAAGTTGTCTGCCCCGTCCAGGATGATGTCGTAGTCCTCGAACAGCGAGAGCGCGTTGGAGGAATCCAACCGGATCTGGTGCAGCACCACGTTGACGCCCGGGTTCAGTTCCAGGATGGAGTCGCGGGCGGATTCCAGCTTGGTGCGGCCAATGTCGGACACGCCGTGGATGACCTGGCGCTGCAGGTTGCTCAGTTCAACGCTGTCGTCGTCAATGATGCCAAGCGTGCCCACCCCGGCCGCGGCCAGGTACAGCAGGGCCGGGGAGCCCAACCCTCCGGCGCCGATGACCAGCACTCGGGCGTTGCGCAGCCTGCGCTGGCCCTCCAAGCCAATTTCGGGGATCAGCGCGTGGCGGGAATACCGTTCCAGTTCCTCGGGGGCCAGGGGCGGGCCGGGCTCAACGAGGGGCGGCAGTGACTGGGGTGTGGCGGACTTCAAGGGCTGGATCAAGGAAACCATACCTATAAATCTAGGGCGTGCCCGCTCAAGTGGCCAGTCCCTTGGTTGCTGCCCGGCGGTGCTGACGGCTCGGGAATAAAGACACCTCTGTCCCTGGGCGTTGAGTGCGGGTGTTGGCCCTCCGCGGAGGAGACCTTCGCCGGCGCAACGCCTGCCGAGCCCTGTGGGGAAGGTCTCATCGCAAGACGACCGTCTCCGAGTTGA
This genomic interval from Arthrobacter sp. PAMC 25486 contains the following:
- the hemG gene encoding protoporphyrinogen oxidase, whose translation is MENRKTAAKAHRPQSHPSPQQAIVVGGGVSGLLAARDLQAAGFQVSIYEASGTWGGCVGRHEVAGTVLDSGAESFATRNTAVADLAAELGLAERIVTPNPAGAWVWLPDGPVPLPRTGILGIPSDLNAPEVRAALGASGVLRAALDAKMPVTIGTTEEVSSVAELVRARMGKRVLERLVAPVVAGVHSADPEKLDVDAVAPGLRAGIREHGSLAAAVAAQRAASTQPGSAVAGLAGGMHTLVAALVAALREAGVAMYAGYQIKAVYRGDTDAEAAPAPKKYDGGAPSPWIVDWEHGTDRGFESAKLLVMATDGPAAVALLTPELPELEPFTPAPGPDVRLVTLVVDVPELDSAPRGTGILVAPDVPGIKAKALTHATAKWDWLADGTGPGTHVLRLSYGRAGVKPSDAVRLTPATPREDDLIATALADASKLLGLPVTESDLLGADIVRWKGALPFAAVGHQAKMAQLQSVVAKVPGLVLTGGWMSGNGLAAVVSGTRRAVRAAVDRSRKV
- the hemE gene encoding uroporphyrinogen decarboxylase, producing the protein MTLSPNHPLMDGRTEKSPLITAYRGGKPSRRPVWFMRQAGRSLPEYRELRVGTTMLESCLKPEMAAEITLQPVRRHDVDAAIFFSDIVIPLKLAGVGVDIVPGVGPVLDKPIRTAEDIAALPELTDESLDPIREAVALTVQELGSTPLIGFAGAPFTVAAYMVEGRPSRDHMGPRTMMHAQPELWTQLMRWAADASGKFLRAQIEAGASAGQLFDSWAGSLSLADYTKSVAPASVIALDHVRDLGVPLVHFGTGTGELLGAMYDVGVDVMGVDYRLPLDEANRRLGGTVPLQGNIDPALLSAPWEVLEQHVREVVAAGSAAPSHVVNLGHGVPPETDPAVLTRLVELIHSI
- a CDS encoding glutamyl-tRNA reductase, which encodes MVLFSLVASHTALDLETVARLSAGAAAVSAELVAGQNAVAGLVTLATCNRYELYVHARSGEELEAARSSAIEAVSRHSGLAESQVSQALTTLHADAVPRHLFAVSTGLESAVVGEREIAGQVRRALSTAQDQGVTTPSLVRLFQAAAKTAKDVGSQTALGRRGMSIVSVALDLATDLHNVPSPSGALPPNIASTAGAFRQLVGKSAVLFGTGAYAGAAMAQLMERGCTDISVFSSSGRADIFVASRGGTALNDDTLAQALANASLLVGCSGSDHQVSKSDLAPLRHDGSPQLTVIDLALSHDFAPDVAELPGVELLTLETVRQAAPAEQEATLVQASALVAEATDNFEQSQNSRSLDHAIVALRRHTMAVLDDELAKVRKQHGCSAATAEVEFAMRRMVKQLLHVPTVRAKELAAAGDAESYVAALDVLYGLKLSADTIGTAVAAAGTASDTEASA
- a CDS encoding SDR family NAD(P)-dependent oxidoreductase; this encodes MRRVDIQPTPQKPIDSGFGHDTAAGSVVEGMDLSGCAAIVTGGYSGLGLETVRALAGAGVSVTVPARRADHARGVLAAADLGGVAVFEMDLGSQESVKRFAAGYLDAGQRLDILINNAAIMACPETRVGPGWEAQFATNHLGHFTLTNELWPLLSDGGARVVSLSSTGHKRSGIHFDDPQFLRGYDKWEAYGQAKTANSLFAVELDARGAGDGVRAFAVNPGGIMTGLQRHLTQEEMMAAGWMDSAGTVRKGFKTPEQGAATSVWAATSPLLDGRGGVYCEDCDIAAPTDPASELARIAGVDAHAVDPDSARRLWDLSAELTGVNAFG
- the moeB gene encoding molybdopterin-synthase adenylyltransferase MoeB; amino-acid sequence: MVSLIQPLKSATPQSLPPLVEPGPPLAPEELERYSRHALIPEIGLEGQRRLRNARVLVIGAGGLGSPALLYLAAAGVGTLGIIDDDSVELSNLQRQVIHGVSDIGRTKLESARDSILELNPGVNVVLHQIRLDSSNALSLFEDYDIILDGADNFATRYLVNDAAALLGKPYVWGSILRFDGQVSVFWDKFGPNYRDLYPEPPAPGTVPSCAEGGVFGMLCASIGAMMVTEAVKLITGIGQTLLGRLLIFDALTSRWREIRIAKDPAAPPITELIDYEVFCGIFPPSSENDGDLISADELASRLARREAGEDSFVLVDVREPVEFEISKIPGSVLIPLGGIREGSALGLLPHGVPLILHCKAGTRSAQALASLRAAGFADVVHLAGGIDAWATRDKRGAQE